DNA sequence from the Maribacter dokdonensis DSW-8 genome:
AAATTGATTATTTTGTGTATTGATATTGAATTGTGTTCCTAAAACCGAAACTTGTGCTGTAGGTGTATTGACCACAAATGGTGACCCACTGGTCACCTTAAAATAAGCTTGCCCTTTAAGTGTAACAAGCCTACTTTCTTCCCATTTGTTTTCATTATACGTAATACTAGAACCAGCATCAATTGCTACCTGTGAACCCAATGGCAAGTCTATTGTTTTATTTTCTGCAATTTCGGTTGTGATGGTAGTTGCCCCGGTAGACATAAAATACCAAACGATGCTACATGTAAATAGTACGGCCAAACCTGCGGCAATACCCAACCAATTTTTATTTGTAGATTTTTTGATAGGTACAACCGTAGCATTCGCTTCTTTTAATCTGGACAAACCCGCATCTGCATTAAATGGTTTAACTTTCCAAGTATCAATATCATCTATAACCGTTTTGAGCGCATCTAATTCACCCGATGCTTTCAGTTGTTCTTTCTCCTCGTCACTTAAACGATCATCCATCCAACGGGCAATTAAATTATTATCTTCTAAATGCTTGCTCATACCACTAATACGTTTGAAAAACTATTTAACCAACCCGTTAAATTGAAAAATCTTTAATTTCTGAAATATTGTTCAATTTTATCAAGGCTTTTGAAATGCGTTTCTCAATTGCTGTTTCACTAACTTCTAATCTTAATGCAATTTCTTTATAGGTTAATTTATCTATCCTGTTCATTAAAAAAGCTTCTCTTTGCTTTTCTGGCAGATTAGATATAACAGTTTCAAGCTTTAACCTAAACTCTTTGGTTCTAAGTTTAAAATAAGGATCTTCATTCTCTTGTTCAAGCACTAAACCCCTTTCAAATTTTAATGCTACTTTTTTATTACGGAGCGTATCTATCATAAGGTTTCTTGCCATTTTATATAAAAAACCAGCTACCCTATTGTAAAGTACGGCACTACATTTAGACCACAATTTCACGAATGAATCATGCACAATATCCTCTGCACGTTGCATATCCCCAAATTTGTAATACAGGTAATTACGTAAACTTTCTGCATGGGTTCTATACACTTGATTGTAAACCTGCTCTTCACAAATAGATGGTTCTTGCCCCATTAATCTAAATTAATTCCTTTATCTATAATAATCCGTACTACTATATTTAACAGCCTTTAAAGCTTAAGATGCAATATACTATAAAAATAAAAGCCTATAGATTACTATAGGCTTTGATATATTCATTGTTGACTATTTTGACGATGTTCAAGGAGCGTATTTAATTACTTACTACAGTTTTGATTATAATACAGGACAATAGCTGCTAATTCTGCTCCCTTACCATATTCATCATCTTTAAAGTCCCCATTGTTCATTTTATCAATAAGTGCTTTGCAGTCTCCTAATTGCTTCTTCACCTTTTTCTTGTATCCGATCCAGTCTACATCGCCGACAATTAGCCTATATACCTGTTCAAGATCCGAACCTGGCTTTTTAATGAAGTATTTAATAATAGTACCTCTGGTACTTGGTCCCCTTACAACTCTTCTTGATACCTGTTTTGTTTGACTAGCGGTTAAGTTTCCACTTTGTACAGAATAGGTATCGTAATCAGTTTGTATACTACCATAATTGGTTTGAATATTTTTGGCCAAAAGCATAGTACTGCCATAAACCATAACTTGATATTCCTCTAATTTCTTAGATTTTGCGGAGGTTCTAAAATATTCAATGTCACCTGTCTTTATATGCTCAATTTCTTCATGTGCAATTTTAGCGGTTTCTGAACCTTCTACTGTAAATAGAATCTTACTACCCTTATTTTCTACTATACCCTCTTTAACATCTCCATTTTTAAAGGTTACTGTACCTTTGTGTTGTGCTGATAAATTTGATAATATTAAAAGTAATGCTACTAATGATAAAGTTTTGAATTTCATTTGTTAATGGTTTAAGAATTTTAGAAATTCTATAACGCACTACAAATAAATTAATTACATACAACTCAATCTTTGAAGAATCTTTGTCAAGTTCAAATACAATTGTTACAAACAAGTACTTGTATAGAATCTTCTGCAAAAAGCAGGTATAACCAGACATTTATAGTTACACGATAACCTACTTATAATTACTTACTTTTTCGCCAAACATGTGGCTATAAACCTCATCAATTGCATTATGAATATCTGATTTTGTAAAAGGTTTTGCTACAAAATCTATACAACCAAGCTCTTTTGCCACTACTTCAAATTCTTGTTTGGTTGAGGTTGATATAAAGGGCAACCTATCACTGAACATTTCTAAAAATGAGAGTCCGTTCATACCAGGCATTTCTATATCTGAAATTACAAACTGAGGTTTGTTGATCTGTATATGTACCCATGCATCATAAGAATCTTCAAAAGTGGTTATTTTACCTACTAAAGGGTGGCTTGCAGCCAACTTTTCAGCCAAGGACAACCAAAGATGAGAGTCATCTACAATAACTAGTTCGAGTTTCATACTTTTCGAGTTTAAAGAGGGAAAAGTATCCTATTGTCTCAAAATGAAAAATTAATTCGGTTGAACGGTTTAAAAAGGTCTTCAAATGTTGAAACAAGACATTGAAATCTCTCTTATTCAATACATTTATCTGTAAAAACAGGTGCCTAAAATATCCTGTTAAACCAGTGTTTGCCACAAAAGTAGAAGGCTAGAATTTCTTCTAGCCTTTTGTTCCTTATAACCTTCTTAGGTTTATACCTGTCAAGACTGTACTAATTATTGACAAACGGCTCACCATATCCGTGACCGCAAGTTAATTTAAACAAAACATGCTTCGCACTTACCTTGTATCAATAATTGTGATATCTCTATTTTTCTGTTTGGAATTTCGGGAAGTGATACATGTACGGGCAAACAATCTACCTTACCACATTGTAAACATTGAAAATGTGGATGAACATCTTTATGTTCTTTAGAGGTACAGCCGTTGCATTTTGCATACCATTTTAATCCATCTTTCCCTAAAAAGGAGTGTAGAACTCCATCATCTTCCAACTTATCCAATACACGATAAATAGTGGTTTTATTGAACGTATCTCCTAACTGCTCAATTAAAGTTTTTGCAGAAATGGCCACTGAGCCTGTGCTAAACTCATTAAGTAAAACCTCAACAGCCTTTGTTTTTCTAATTACTCCCATAAAACAAATATAACGCAACTTTGTTGCATTAACAAATATTATGATTACATTTGCAACTCAGTTGTATTAACAATAACATCAATGCTATTAATTAAACAAAAATCTGACATTTTAGGAACTTTTGCCAGTTCCTTATGTCTTATTCATTGTATTGCCACTCCATTTCTATTTCTGGCTCAAGCTAGCGCAGCAACCTTTCACAGTGGTCCGCCTGTGTGGTGGAAATCTTTAGATTACGTGTTCTTGGCTATTTCATTTCTTGCCATATTTTGGTCAACAAAAAACACAACAGTAAAATGGATAAAACCAATGCTTTGGTTAAGTTGGTCTGTACTGGCGGTAATAATTCTAAATGAAAAATTAGACCTTTTCCCAATACCAGAATTTGCTATTTATATTCCTGCTATTGCATTAGTTACATTGCATTTGTATAATAGAAATCATTGTAAATGCGCTACGGATAATTGTTGTATACATGAAGAATAAAGAACAAATAGAGATAGTAGGGGATAACCACTTTTCCTCAAGCATAGAAACCCCGTTAAGAACTGATGCTTTTGCTAAAAGCGATGATGAAAAAATAGAAAACATTCAGCATCATTTTGCCAAAATCATGGAAGAGCTAGGTTTAGATTTAACCGATGATAGTTTATCCGGTACGCCATACCGTTTCGCAAAAATGTATGTAAAAGAATTGTTTTATGGTTTAAACCCAAAAAACAAACCGAAGCTTTCGGTTTTTGAAAATAAGTATGAATACAAGAAAATGCTTATTGAGCAAAACATCACTATAGATTCATCTTGCGAGCATCATTTTTTACCCATTACCGGGCATGCAAATATTGCATACATACCAAAAGATAAAGTTATTGGTTTGTCAAAAATCAATCGCTTAGTAGATTATTATGCTCGTCGTCCTCAGGTTCAAGAAAGACTGGTTCTTCAAATCTTAAACGACCTGCAAGAAGCATTGGGTACTGAAGACGTTATTGTTTCAGTAACCGCCAAGCACCTTTGTGTATCTTCTAGAGGAATTAAAGACCAGAGCAGTTTTACCACAACCTTAGAGTTTGGCGGTCGTTTTTCAGAGACCGATATACGTAATGAGTTTTTAAAAATTATTGGACAGGAAAAGATATAGATCATTAAAGCTTATTACAATCATAAATTTTCAATGAAGGGTAGTCGTATAAAACATAGTATAACTAGAATACTTCTAGTACTTTATCTTTTCACGAATGTGTCTGGACTACATGTTTTATCCCATTCAAATGATGAACAAGAGCATGATACTTGCATTATTTGCGATTATGCCATAATAAATAACTTTACCCCAACTATTTCCCCCAGTTCAAGCTATTTCGGAATAGAGAATCCTGAATTTATAATACCACTTGAAATTGTCACCAATTACCATTTTACAATAGATAGTACTATTGTTACCAAGGCACTATTCTCTAGACCTCCACCTGTATTGCTATAAGTTTCACTACAATTTATGCTAAAAGTTGTCCGATCTATATACCTTATACTATTTGGCTATATAGACTCAATTCATACACTTTTAAGCTAAACGCACCTCTATCATTTTGCTTTTTTAAAGAGCAATAATTCAACTCTTATAGTTCATTATTATGTTTTATAAAATACTGGGTATATGGCTATTCTTTGGTCTATACTCAATGGCACTTGCACAAAATACTTATCAAATTAAAGGTGTTGTGTTACATGCTAAAGACTTATCACCGGCACAAGGCGCCACTATTGTTAGTAAAAATTTGTATGCCGTTTCTATGGAAGATGGAGCTTTTACGATAAACAATGTAGCTGAAGGTACTTACTCCTTTACCGTATCACATATTGGGTGCCAGCCTGCAACCATGAATGTTGAAGTACAGCAAAACATAAAGGAAATAAAAGTTTTTTTACTTGAAGCTGCCACTGAACTAGAGGAGGTAAAAGTCAACGGAAAGACCAAAAATAGGGAAGCCAAAGAAGTACCGATTGTTACACAAACCGTATCAAAGGAGTTTCTAGAACAAAATAGGGAAAACACCTTAATGCAAACTTTGAGCAAAATTGCCGGTGTAAGTACTATTAACATAGGTTCCGGGCAATCTAAACCTGTAATTCGCGGTTTAGGGTTTAATAGGGTTGCCGTCGTACAAAACGGCATAAAACATGAAGCACAACAATGGGGCAATGACCACGGACTGGAAATTGACCAGCACGGCATTGAAAACATACGTATTATTAAAGGACCGGCTTCTTTATTGTATGGTTCAGACGCTATAGCGGGTGTTGTAGATATTCAACCGAATAAAACTCCGTTAACCAATTCTTTTAATGGTGAAGTGAATATTCTAGGTGAAAGCAATAATGATTTGCTGGGTGTTTCTACAGGTATTACGGCTAGAAAAGATAAATGGTTTTATCGCGGAAGATTAACATATAGAGATTACGGAGATTACAAAGTACCTGCAGATAGAATCAATTATGAAAATTACATATTTGAATTGCATGAAAATAATTTAAGAAATACAGCCGGATATGAGGCTGATGCAAGTTTAGGTATAGGTTTTGTCTCTGAGGGTATTAAATCTGAAACCGTCTTTAGCAATGTTAATGCGAAAAACGGATTCTTTGCGAATGCACATGGTTTGGAGGTAAGAACTTCCAGTATAGATTATGACATCTCTAACAGAGATATTGATCTTCCATATCATAAAGTAAACCACTTTAAAATTACCAACAATACTGTTTTAAGCGCGGGTGCACATATTTTAAACATTGACCTTGGCTACCAAAATAACAATAGGGAAGAGCATTCAGAACCCGTACCACATGGGTATATGCCAACACCGCCCGATACCAAGGAAAGATTGTTTATTAAAAATACCTATTCCCTAAATTTTCGTGATACGTTCAAACCCACTGACCAACATAACCTGGTCTTGGGCTTAAATACGGAATACCAAAATAATAATATAGGAGGATGGGGCTTTTTAATCCCGGAATACAATCGGTTTACTGCTGGTGTTTTTGGCTATGATCAGTTTAAGGTAAATTCCAATCTTCATTTGCTAGCAGGTTTACGCTATGATATTGGTAGGGTAGACACCAAAGCGCATTATGATTGGTACCCGTCCACAGTAAATAACGATGATGGTTCCACATCATATATACACCTGCAAAGGTCTAAAAACAAAACTCTTGATTTTGG
Encoded proteins:
- a CDS encoding FecR family protein, whose product is MSKHLEDNNLIARWMDDRLSDEEKEQLKASGELDALKTVIDDIDTWKVKPFNADAGLSRLKEANATVVPIKKSTNKNWLGIAAGLAVLFTCSIVWYFMSTGATTITTEIAENKTIDLPLGSQVAIDAGSSITYNENKWEESRLVTLKGQAYFKVTSGSPFVVNTPTAQVSVLGTQFNINTQNNQFKVYCYEGKIKVSYQENDKIITMGQSVTLHNGELQLTTHQLSRPDWMSGISNYEKTPLKNVIADVKRYYNVEIDLPKAYESLQFTGTIEHKDLQHTLTTIFTTMEIEYRIKDRNKVIFE
- a CDS encoding RNA polymerase sigma factor, whose protein sequence is MGQEPSICEEQVYNQVYRTHAESLRNYLYYKFGDMQRAEDIVHDSFVKLWSKCSAVLYNRVAGFLYKMARNLMIDTLRNKKVALKFERGLVLEQENEDPYFKLRTKEFRLKLETVISNLPEKQREAFLMNRIDKLTYKEIALRLEVSETAIEKRISKALIKLNNISEIKDFSI
- a CDS encoding response regulator, with the protein product MKLELVIVDDSHLWLSLAEKLAASHPLVGKITTFEDSYDAWVHIQINKPQFVISDIEMPGMNGLSFLEMFSDRLPFISTSTKQEFEVVAKELGCIDFVAKPFTKSDIHNAIDEVYSHMFGEKVSNYK
- a CDS encoding Fur family transcriptional regulator; the protein is MGVIRKTKAVEVLLNEFSTGSVAISAKTLIEQLGDTFNKTTIYRVLDKLEDDGVLHSFLGKDGLKWYAKCNGCTSKEHKDVHPHFQCLQCGKVDCLPVHVSLPEIPNRKIEISQLLIQGKCEACFV
- a CDS encoding MerC domain-containing protein translates to MLLIKQKSDILGTFASSLCLIHCIATPFLFLAQASAATFHSGPPVWWKSLDYVFLAISFLAIFWSTKNTTVKWIKPMLWLSWSVLAVIILNEKLDLFPIPEFAIYIPAIALVTLHLYNRNHCKCATDNCCIHEE
- the folE gene encoding GTP cyclohydrolase I FolE, whose amino-acid sequence is MKNKEQIEIVGDNHFSSSIETPLRTDAFAKSDDEKIENIQHHFAKIMEELGLDLTDDSLSGTPYRFAKMYVKELFYGLNPKNKPKLSVFENKYEYKKMLIEQNITIDSSCEHHFLPITGHANIAYIPKDKVIGLSKINRLVDYYARRPQVQERLVLQILNDLQEALGTEDVIVSVTAKHLCVSSRGIKDQSSFTTTLEFGGRFSETDIRNEFLKIIGQEKI
- a CDS encoding TonB-dependent receptor; translated protein: MFYKILGIWLFFGLYSMALAQNTYQIKGVVLHAKDLSPAQGATIVSKNLYAVSMEDGAFTINNVAEGTYSFTVSHIGCQPATMNVEVQQNIKEIKVFLLEAATELEEVKVNGKTKNREAKEVPIVTQTVSKEFLEQNRENTLMQTLSKIAGVSTINIGSGQSKPVIRGLGFNRVAVVQNGIKHEAQQWGNDHGLEIDQHGIENIRIIKGPASLLYGSDAIAGVVDIQPNKTPLTNSFNGEVNILGESNNDLLGVSTGITARKDKWFYRGRLTYRDYGDYKVPADRINYENYIFELHENNLRNTAGYEADASLGIGFVSEGIKSETVFSNVNAKNGFFANAHGLEVRTSSIDYDISNRDIDLPYHKVNHFKITNNTVLSAGAHILNIDLGYQNNNREEHSEPVPHGYMPTPPDTKERLFIKNTYSLNFRDTFKPTDQHNLVLGLNTEYQNNNIGGWGFLIPEYNRFTAGVFGYDQFKVNSNLHLLAGLRYDIGRVDTKAHYDWYPSTVNNDDGSTSYIHLQRSKNKTLDFGSLSASLGLSYIQNKTSYKINIGRSFRMPLANELASDGVNYHMYRFEQGNLDLDPEISYQLDLSVDHAEETFSVGVSPFVNFFQNYIYLNPTSSYFETIQIYEYTQAKVFRMGGEFNASASIFKNLQLDASVEYVYSRQQSGPKEGFTLPFSPPLSALLSAKYQFNKLLFFEKPQLIADFRITADQEDIVPPEEKTDGYQVLNMSFLSELDAFRNNAPLEMRIKLNNVFNTKYFNHTSFYRLIDVPEAGRNISLSLTIPF